Part of the Aquabacterium sp. NJ1 genome, CGCAGCCTCCTCTCATCCCTTGCACTCCTGATACGCTTGGCGGCTTTGTTGTGCTCGTACAAGTCGTACAGGGAAAGGGAGAGAAAAAAATGAAACACTGGATTCGCCAGGGGCTGGCCACACTGGCCATCATGGGTGCCGCGCTGTCCACCGCATGGGCCGAGGACGCGCCCAACCTGTCTCAACAGGAACAAGCCCACCGCGCTGCCGTCGAGGAAGCGGTCAAGACCATGCAGGGCGCCCAGATCAAGGGGCCCGCCGAGATCAAGCTGCGCGACCAGGCCGTGCTGAAACTGCCTGCAGGTTATGTCTGGGTGCCTGAACCGGCCGCAGGCCAGTTCATGAAGGCCGTGGGCAACCGCCCCGACGAGCGCGAACTGGGCCTGATCTTCCCGCAAGCCGAGGACCAGGACTGGATGGTCGTGGCCGAGTACGAGCCCGCCGGCTACATCAAGGACGATGACGCCAAGAACTGGAACGTGGACGACATGTTCAAGAGCCTCAAGGAAGGCACCGAAGCCTCCAACGAGGAACGCCGCAAGAACGGCTACCCCGAACTCGACATCCTGGGCTGGGTGGAAAAGCCCACCTACACGGAGGCCTCGCACCGGCTGGTGTGGTCCATGTCGGCCCGCCACAAGGGGGCCCCGGCCGATGCGCCCACCAGCATCAACTACAACACGTATGCACTGGGCCGCGAGGGCTACATCACGCTCAACCTGATCACCGCGCTGCAGGCCATCCCGCAAGACAAGGCCCATGCCCAGACCCTGCTGGCCGCGCTGGACTTCAATGAAGGCAAGCGTTATGCGGACTTCAACCAGTCCACCGACAAGGTGGCCGAGTACGGGCTGGCCGCGCTGGTGGGTGGCCTGGCCGCCAAGAAGCTGGGCATGTTCGCGCTGGCCGCCGGCTTCTTCGCCAAGTTCGCCAAGGTGATCCTGCTGGCCGGTGCCGGCGTGGCCGCCGCAGTTGGCAAGTTCTTCAAGCGCGACAAGGCCTGATCCTTCCTATTGCCCACCATGCTCAAGATCCTGTTTCTGCTGTTCAGCGGCCTGAAGTTCGGCAAGCTGCTCACCACGGGCGGCACCATGCTGATCTCGCTGGTCGTGTATGCCTTCATCTATGGCTGGAAGTACGCCGCCGGCTTCATCGCGCTGCTGTTCGTGCACGAGATGGGTCACTTCATCGCGGCCCGCCAGCGCGGCCTGAACGTGGGCGCACCCACCTTCATCCCCTTCATGGGCGCCTGGATCGAGATGAAGGACATGCCGCATGACGCCGAGACTGAAGCCTATGTGGGCCTGGGCGGCCCGCTGCTGGGCACGTTGGGGGCACTGGTCTGCTACTTCCTGGCACGCGACCTGGACCACAGCGGCAAGTGGCTGCTGGCCGTGGCCTATGCTGGCTTCTTCCTGAACCTGTTCAACCTGATCCCGCTGTCACCGCTGGATGGCGGGCGCATCACGGCGGTGCTGTCACCGCGCCTGTGGCTGCTGGGGGTGCCCGTGATGGGCTTTCTGTTGTGGCGCAACCCGCTCAACCCGGTGCTGATCATGATCGCCATCATGGCCATCCCGCAGGTGATGAAGGCCTGGCGCTTTCGGGCCGATGACCCGGCGCACGCGGGCTACTACGTGGCCTCCGCCGAAACCCGCCTGACCTACGCCACCGCCTACATCGGCCTGCTGGCCTTTCTGGCGGTGATGACGCACGACGTGCATGAGATGCTGGCCGTCGTGCGATGAGGTCGTGCCATAACGTCGTGGGATGAGGCCGGCCGCTCAGTTCGCGCTGATCGGCACCTCGAACCAGAACAGGCTGCCGCTGCCGGGCTGGCTGTCCACCCCGATGCTGCCGTTCATCATGTCGATGAGACGCTTGCAGATGGCCAGGCCCAGGCCGGAGCCGCCGTACTGACGGATGGTGCTGTCACTGGCCTTGTTGAAGGGCTGAAACAGCTGGCACAGTGCCTCATCAGGGATGCCGATGCCCGAGTCCTGCACTTCCACGTGCAGCGCCTGTTGCCCATCATCACGCTGCGTGGTGCGGCAACGAACGGCCACTTCACCTTGCGCCGTGAACTTCAGGGCATTGGCCAGCAGATTGAGCAGCACCTGCTTGACGCGCAAGGGGTCGCCCACGGCCTCGATCTCGTCACCGGAAAACTCGCGCACCAGGGTCACCCCTTTTTGCTCCGCGATGGACGACACCATGTCCACCGCTTCGTGCGCCAGCTGCACAGCATTGAAGCGCTGCTGATCCAGTCGCGTGGGGTGGGCCTCCAGGCGAGAGAAGTCCAGCACATCGTTGATGATCTGCAGCAAGGTGTTGCCGCAACGGTCGATCTGCTCGGCATACGTGGCCTGCTGCGCATTGAGCTCGGTGCGCTTGAGCAAGGTCGCAAAACCGAGGATGCCGTTGAGCGGTGTGCGCACCTCGTGGCTGATCTGCGCAAACAGGCGGGTGCGGTCCAGGCTGGACTGCTGCACCGCTTGCAACATGGCCTCCAGGCGCACGGCACGCCGCTCCAGCGACAGATTCTGGCTGTCGATCACGCGCTGGTTGGCATCGATCTCTTCGCCGAAGCGATCATAGGCACGGCGCACCACCACGCTGACCCCACCACCGATCAAGAGGAAGCACATCTGCATGAGGAACATGGGGTTGTCCTCGTCGCGCATCAGGGGCGTCAGCCAATGGAACTGGTGGTTCTGCCAGATCAGCACGGTGGCCACCATGGCGATGACCAGCCAGATCAGGCCATCGACCACGCCCATCACATGCGCCACGAACATGGGCCACCACACCAGCCACCACACGGCGGTGCTGGGCGACAGCCCCATCCACATCAAGGCGACGACCAGGCCAGCCAGGTTGCCCAACAGCATCAGGTGGCTGCACAGGCGGATGCGTGCCGGCGCCAGCCTGGATTTGAACAAGGGATAGAGCCCCAAAACCAGTGTGGCGGGCAAACCCAGTACAGCAGCGATGGGCCATTGGCCCAGATAAAAACCATAGGCGAGCGCGAACACGAAGTGCCCGGCCGCGGACACCAGAATCAATTCGCTGAAACGCCGGTATTTGACCCAGCCAGCGCCCCATTGCGCTGGAGGTGGTGATGCCATGTACTGCTCCTGTGGCCTCATCAACTGGTGTCTGCTGACACAAAGCGCAAGACTAACTCAAGCTGGCGCCATCTCGTCCCACGACTTGATGAGGGTTTGCGAGATGGCAAGCTCAAACAGAGATGGAACGCGTGGCCAGTGCCGCTGCGGCCGCGCGGGTCTCCACGCCCAGCTTCTCGAAGATGTGCTCCAGATGCTTGTTGACGGTGCGATGGCTCATGCCCAGGATGTCGGCGATGTCGCGGTTGGTCTTGCCCTTGGCCAGCCAGCCCAGCACCTCGGTTTCGCGCGGTGTCAGCGCCGCTTCGCTCAATCGATCAGGGCCGGATGCCGACGCAGCGCTCGTGGCCTTGCCATGCTGCATGACGCGAATGGCCTCGCGTGCCGCACGCGCATTGCGCACGTGCGTGGCCAGCCGCGCCAGCACTTCTTCAATGCGCACGGGCTTGACCACGTAGTCCACGCCGCCGGCCTCAAAGCCGGCCACCACATCGGCTGTCTCGGACAGGCCCGTCATGAAGATCACAGGGATCGCCGACCAGGCCGCGTGGTTCTTGATGCGCTGGCAAGTCTCGAACCCGGTGAGGCCGGGCATGACGCCGTCCATGA contains:
- a CDS encoding DUF2167 domain-containing protein, with protein sequence MKHWIRQGLATLAIMGAALSTAWAEDAPNLSQQEQAHRAAVEEAVKTMQGAQIKGPAEIKLRDQAVLKLPAGYVWVPEPAAGQFMKAVGNRPDERELGLIFPQAEDQDWMVVAEYEPAGYIKDDDAKNWNVDDMFKSLKEGTEASNEERRKNGYPELDILGWVEKPTYTEASHRLVWSMSARHKGAPADAPTSINYNTYALGREGYITLNLITALQAIPQDKAHAQTLLAALDFNEGKRYADFNQSTDKVAEYGLAALVGGLAAKKLGMFALAAGFFAKFAKVILLAGAGVAAAVGKFFKRDKA
- a CDS encoding site-2 protease family protein, with translation MLKILFLLFSGLKFGKLLTTGGTMLISLVVYAFIYGWKYAAGFIALLFVHEMGHFIAARQRGLNVGAPTFIPFMGAWIEMKDMPHDAETEAYVGLGGPLLGTLGALVCYFLARDLDHSGKWLLAVAYAGFFLNLFNLIPLSPLDGGRITAVLSPRLWLLGVPVMGFLLWRNPLNPVLIMIAIMAIPQVMKAWRFRADDPAHAGYYVASAETRLTYATAYIGLLAFLAVMTHDVHEMLAVVR
- a CDS encoding HAMP domain-containing sensor histidine kinase, with the protein product MASPPPAQWGAGWVKYRRFSELILVSAAGHFVFALAYGFYLGQWPIAAVLGLPATLVLGLYPLFKSRLAPARIRLCSHLMLLGNLAGLVVALMWMGLSPSTAVWWLVWWPMFVAHVMGVVDGLIWLVIAMVATVLIWQNHQFHWLTPLMRDEDNPMFLMQMCFLLIGGGVSVVVRRAYDRFGEEIDANQRVIDSQNLSLERRAVRLEAMLQAVQQSSLDRTRLFAQISHEVRTPLNGILGFATLLKRTELNAQQATYAEQIDRCGNTLLQIINDVLDFSRLEAHPTRLDQQRFNAVQLAHEAVDMVSSIAEQKGVTLVREFSGDEIEAVGDPLRVKQVLLNLLANALKFTAQGEVAVRCRTTQRDDGQQALHVEVQDSGIGIPDEALCQLFQPFNKASDSTIRQYGGSGLGLAICKRLIDMMNGSIGVDSQPGSGSLFWFEVPISAN
- a CDS encoding DNA-binding response regulator, yielding MNPKLEPSQGTVLVVDDAPDTLRMLCDALADEGYTVLVARDGQQALARLDVVTPDAILMDGVMPGLTGFETCQRIKNHAAWSAIPVIFMTGLSETADVVAGFEAGGVDYVVKPVRIEEVLARLATHVRNARAAREAIRVMQHGKATSAASASGPDRLSEAALTPRETEVLGWLAKGKTNRDIADILGMSHRTVNKHLEHIFEKLGVETRAAAAALATRSISV